From a single Mesorhizobium shangrilense genomic region:
- a CDS encoding carbohydrate kinase family protein produces MVKSPKILAIGGAHIDRRGQVSGDYVPAASNPGTMREDVGGGVFNALRSTVRRGVSASLLSVRGGDAAAETVSAAIDRAGIIDLSAVFLDRTTPSYTALLDRDGELIVGFADMALYDLAFPKQIRRAKVREAINAADAVFCDANLPSTALERLASLAAGKPIFAIAISPAKIVRLMPVLDRLAVVFMNRREALALAGVGAGTAEQGIVDGLRRAGLKSGVVTAGGNPMLGFDQAGTFSILPPPPRKVTDVTGAGDALAGTTVAALLHGVPLRAALREGIAAATLAIESANAVPDFNAASFAAALALVPDAQEVA; encoded by the coding sequence ATGGTGAAATCCCCGAAAATCCTTGCGATAGGCGGCGCCCACATCGACCGGCGCGGTCAGGTTTCGGGAGACTATGTGCCCGCCGCTTCAAACCCCGGCACGATGCGCGAGGATGTCGGCGGCGGCGTCTTCAATGCCTTGCGAAGCACCGTGCGGCGCGGCGTATCGGCGTCGCTGCTTTCCGTGCGCGGCGGCGACGCCGCGGCCGAGACGGTGTCAGCGGCCATCGACAGGGCGGGTATTATCGATCTTTCCGCGGTTTTCCTCGACCGGACGACGCCGAGCTATACGGCGCTGCTCGATCGTGACGGCGAGCTGATCGTCGGCTTTGCCGACATGGCGCTGTACGATCTGGCGTTTCCCAAGCAAATCCGCCGCGCCAAGGTACGCGAGGCCATCAACGCCGCCGATGCCGTCTTCTGCGACGCGAACCTGCCGTCAACCGCGCTGGAGCGGCTGGCATCGCTTGCCGCCGGCAAGCCGATTTTCGCGATTGCCATTTCACCGGCCAAGATCGTGCGGTTGATGCCTGTGCTCGACAGATTGGCTGTCGTATTCATGAACCGCCGCGAGGCGCTCGCCCTGGCCGGCGTGGGCGCCGGTACGGCAGAACAAGGCATCGTCGACGGCCTGCGACGTGCGGGGCTCAAAAGCGGCGTGGTAACAGCGGGCGGCAATCCGATGCTCGGCTTCGACCAGGCCGGCACCTTCTCGATCCTGCCGCCGCCTCCGAGAAAGGTTACGGATGTGACCGGCGCCGGCGACGCGCTGGCAGGTACGACAGTTGCAGCACTGTTGCATGGCGTGCCGTTGCGTGCTGCGTTGCGTGAAGGCATCGCGGCTGCGACACTCGCGATCGAAAGCGCCAATGCCGTTCCGGATTTCAATGCAGCCAGCTTTGCCGCAGCACTGGCCCTTGTGCCCGATGCGCAGGAAGTGGCATGA
- a CDS encoding GFA family protein yields the protein MPLLLKGSCRCNAVRFEVESHTPAPFMLCYCSICRKQQGGGGFAINLGADSETLNIRGKRNIGVYRAKIEDDEHPHCEISSGERNFCRKCGSALWLYDPTWPELVHPFASAVDNDLPIPPSRVHLMLKYKANWVEPVVGKGDKTFDVYPEESIADWHKRTGMWVE from the coding sequence ATGCCGCTTCTGCTCAAGGGTTCCTGCCGGTGCAATGCCGTGCGCTTCGAAGTGGAAAGCCATACGCCGGCGCCGTTCATGCTCTGCTACTGCTCGATCTGCCGCAAACAGCAGGGTGGCGGCGGCTTCGCCATCAATCTGGGCGCCGACAGCGAAACCTTGAACATCCGGGGAAAGAGAAACATCGGCGTCTATCGGGCAAAGATCGAAGACGACGAACATCCGCATTGCGAGATATCATCCGGCGAGCGGAATTTCTGCCGGAAATGCGGATCGGCGCTGTGGCTCTACGATCCGACATGGCCCGAGTTGGTGCATCCCTTCGCTTCGGCAGTCGACAATGATCTGCCCATTCCGCCGAGCCGAGTGCATCTGATGTTGAAATACAAGGCGAACTGGGTCGAACCAGTGGTCGGCAAAGGCGACAAGACGTTCGATGTCTACCCGGAAGAATCGATCGCCGACTGGCACAAACGGACGGGAATGTGGGTGGAGTGA
- the recA gene encoding recombinase RecA, whose amino-acid sequence MAQNTLRLVEDKAVDKSKALDAALSQIERAFGKGSIMRLGANEQVVEIETVPTGSLGLDIALGVGGLPRGRIIEIYGPESSGKTTLALHTVAEAQKKGGICAFVDAEHALDPVYARKLGVDLENLLISQPDTGEQALEICDTLVRSGAIDVLVVDSVAALTPRAEIEGEMGDSLPGLQARLMSQALRKLTASISRSNTMVIFINQIRMKIGVMFGSPETTTGGNALKFYASVRLDIRRIGSVKDRDEVVGNQTRVKVVKNKLAPPFKVVEFDIMYGEGVSKTGELVDLGVKAGVVEKSGAWFSYNSQRLGQGRENAKLFLRDNPDTAREIELALRQNAGLIAEKFLENGGSEGGDDGFEDEAGAM is encoded by the coding sequence ATGGCTCAGAATACTTTGCGGCTTGTAGAGGATAAGGCAGTGGACAAATCAAAGGCTCTGGATGCGGCGCTGTCGCAAATCGAGCGGGCTTTCGGCAAGGGCTCGATCATGCGGCTCGGCGCGAACGAGCAGGTCGTCGAGATCGAGACCGTGCCGACCGGCTCGCTTGGCCTCGACATCGCGCTTGGCGTCGGCGGCCTGCCGCGCGGCCGCATCATTGAAATCTATGGGCCGGAAAGCTCGGGCAAAACGACGCTGGCGCTGCACACCGTTGCCGAAGCCCAGAAGAAGGGCGGCATCTGCGCCTTCGTCGATGCCGAGCACGCGCTTGACCCGGTCTATGCCCGCAAGCTCGGCGTCGATCTGGAGAACCTTTTGATCTCGCAGCCTGACACTGGCGAGCAGGCGCTGGAAATCTGCGACACGCTGGTGCGTTCCGGAGCCATCGACGTGCTGGTGGTCGATTCGGTCGCGGCGCTGACGCCGCGCGCCGAAATCGAGGGCGAGATGGGCGATTCGCTGCCGGGCCTGCAGGCCCGGCTGATGAGCCAGGCACTGCGCAAGCTGACCGCCTCGATCTCGCGCTCCAACACCATGGTCATCTTCATCAACCAGATCCGCATGAAGATCGGCGTCATGTTCGGTTCGCCCGAAACCACCACGGGTGGCAACGCGCTGAAATTCTATGCTTCGGTGCGCCTCGACATCCGCCGCATCGGCTCGGTCAAGGATCGCGACGAGGTCGTCGGCAACCAGACCCGCGTCAAGGTGGTCAAGAACAAGCTGGCGCCGCCCTTCAAGGTGGTCGAGTTCGACATCATGTACGGCGAAGGCGTCTCCAAGACCGGCGAACTGGTCGATCTCGGCGTCAAGGCCGGCGTGGTCGAGAAGTCGGGCGCCTGGTTCTCCTACAATTCGCAGCGTCTGGGCCAGGGTCGCGAGAACGCGAAACTGTTCCTGCGCGACAATCCCGATACGGCGCGCGAGATCGAGCTTGCACTCAGGCAAAATGCCGGTCTGATTGCGGAAAAATTCCTCGAGAATGGCGGCTCGGAAGGTGGCGACGACGGTTTCGAGGATGAAGCCGGCGCGATGTAG
- a CDS encoding pseudouridine-5'-phosphate glycosidase: MTPETARPFIDIHAPVAEALAAGRPVVALESTIITHGMPYPDNGAMAADVEKIISDGGAVPATIAVVAGRIKIGLSDGERESLAMTGDAMKLSRADLGFAVAQGRTGGTTVAATMIAAHMVGIKVFATGGIGGVHKGAEKSFDISADLDELARTPVIVVSAGAKAILDIEKTLEVLETRGVPVVGHGCETMPAFWSRHSPFRAPLTLHTPEDIAHFYKTRQALGLGGGVLIANPVPENHEIPAGEMAGYIEAAQKAAVAQNITGKAVTPFLLSKILELTGGRSLKTNIALVENNARLAARIAKAL, from the coding sequence ATGACCCCAGAGACCGCCCGCCCCTTCATCGATATTCACGCGCCGGTAGCGGAGGCACTCGCCGCCGGCCGGCCAGTGGTGGCGCTGGAAAGCACCATCATCACCCACGGCATGCCCTACCCCGACAATGGCGCCATGGCGGCCGATGTCGAAAAGATCATCAGCGATGGCGGCGCCGTGCCGGCGACGATCGCCGTGGTCGCTGGCCGCATCAAGATCGGGCTTTCGGATGGCGAGCGGGAGTCGCTGGCGATGACCGGCGACGCGATGAAGCTGTCGCGCGCCGATCTCGGCTTCGCGGTCGCGCAGGGACGCACCGGCGGCACAACAGTCGCCGCCACTATGATCGCTGCCCATATGGTCGGGATAAAAGTGTTCGCCACCGGCGGCATTGGCGGCGTGCACAAGGGCGCCGAGAAGAGCTTTGACATCTCCGCCGACCTTGACGAACTGGCGCGCACGCCTGTCATCGTCGTGTCGGCCGGCGCCAAGGCGATCCTCGACATCGAAAAGACGCTCGAGGTGCTGGAGACGCGCGGCGTGCCGGTTGTCGGCCATGGCTGCGAGACGATGCCGGCCTTCTGGTCGCGCCATTCGCCCTTCCGCGCGCCGCTGACCCTGCATACGCCAGAAGACATCGCGCATTTCTACAAGACCCGACAGGCGCTCGGGCTTGGCGGCGGCGTGCTGATCGCCAATCCGGTGCCGGAGAACCACGAAATCCCCGCCGGCGAGATGGCGGGCTATATCGAAGCGGCGCAGAAGGCCGCAGTGGCGCAGAACATCACCGGCAAGGCGGTGACGCCGTTCCTGCTGTCGAAGATCCTCGAACTGACCGGCGGCCGCAGCCTGAAGACCAACATCGCGCTGGTCGAGAACAATGCGCGGCTGGCGGCGAGAATTGCGAAGGCGCTGTAG
- a CDS encoding NADP-dependent isocitrate dehydrogenase, with protein sequence MAKIKVANPVVELDGDEMTRIIWQFIKDKLIHPYLDLKLEYYDLGIEHRDATNDQVTIDSANAIKKYGVGVKCATITPDEQRVEEFKLKKMWKSPNGTIRNILGGTIFREPIIMKNVPRLVPGWTKPIIVGRHAFGDQYRATDFRFPGKGKLTIKFVGEDGQVIEHDVFDAPGAGVAMAMYNLDESIREFARASLNYGLLRNYPVYLSTKNTILKAYDGRFKDIFQEVYEAEFEAEFKSKKLWYEHRLIDDMVASSLKWSGGYVWACKNYDGDVQSDTVAQGFGSLGLMTSVLMTPDGKTVEAEAAHGTVTRHYRQHQKGEETSTNSIASIFAWTRGLAHRAKLDDNAELKRFAETLEKVCIQTVESGFMTKDLSLLIGPDQPWLSTTGFLDKIDENLQKAMA encoded by the coding sequence ATGGCGAAGATCAAGGTGGCGAACCCGGTCGTCGAACTCGACGGCGACGAGATGACCCGCATCATCTGGCAGTTCATCAAGGACAAGCTGATCCACCCTTATCTCGACCTCAAGCTTGAATATTACGACCTCGGCATCGAGCACCGCGACGCCACCAACGACCAGGTGACGATCGATTCGGCCAACGCCATCAAGAAATACGGCGTCGGCGTGAAATGCGCGACGATCACCCCCGACGAGCAGCGCGTCGAGGAGTTCAAGCTGAAGAAGATGTGGAAGTCGCCGAACGGCACCATCCGCAACATCCTGGGCGGCACCATCTTCCGCGAGCCGATCATCATGAAGAACGTGCCCCGCCTGGTGCCCGGCTGGACCAAACCGATCATCGTCGGCCGCCACGCCTTCGGCGACCAGTACCGCGCCACCGATTTCCGCTTCCCCGGCAAGGGCAAGCTGACGATCAAGTTCGTTGGCGAGGACGGCCAGGTGATCGAGCACGACGTGTTCGACGCGCCCGGCGCCGGCGTCGCCATGGCCATGTACAACCTCGACGAATCGATCCGCGAGTTTGCCCGCGCCTCGCTGAACTACGGCCTGCTGCGCAACTATCCGGTCTATTTGTCCACCAAGAACACCATCCTCAAAGCCTATGACGGCCGCTTCAAGGACATTTTCCAGGAAGTCTACGAGGCCGAATTCGAAGCCGAGTTCAAGTCGAAGAAGCTCTGGTACGAGCACCGGCTGATCGACGACATGGTGGCTTCCAGCCTGAAATGGTCAGGCGGCTACGTCTGGGCCTGCAAGAACTATGATGGCGACGTGCAGTCCGACACGGTTGCGCAAGGTTTCGGCTCGCTTGGCCTGATGACCTCGGTGCTGATGACGCCGGACGGCAAGACGGTGGAAGCCGAAGCCGCGCACGGCACCGTCACCCGCCACTATCGCCAGCATCAGAAGGGCGAGGAGACTTCGACCAATTCGATCGCCTCGATCTTCGCCTGGACGCGCGGCCTCGCGCACCGCGCCAAGCTCGACGACAATGCCGAACTGAAGCGCTTTGCCGAGACGCTGGAAAAGGTCTGCATCCAGACGGTCGAGTCGGGCTTCATGACCAAGGACCTGTCGCTGCTGATCGGCCCTGACCAGCCATGGCTGTCGACCACCGGCTTCCTCGACAAGATCGACGAGAACCTGCAGAAGGCGATGGCGTAA
- a CDS encoding TfoX/Sxy family protein, whose protein sequence is MDNERIEELFQSLGSVSIRKLFGGKGIYSDGVIVAIVLRGELMLKADEQSAGDFEAAGCVQWTYTGSRHGKLVSMPYWSVPDSAFDDPDEMAMWARRAYEAGRRAGK, encoded by the coding sequence ATGGACAATGAACGCATAGAAGAACTTTTCCAGAGCCTCGGCTCGGTCAGCATCAGAAAACTGTTTGGCGGCAAGGGCATCTACTCGGACGGCGTCATCGTCGCCATCGTGCTGCGCGGCGAATTGATGCTGAAGGCGGATGAGCAGAGCGCCGGCGATTTCGAAGCCGCCGGCTGCGTGCAGTGGACCTATACTGGCTCCCGCCACGGCAAGCTGGTCTCCATGCCCTATTGGAGCGTTCCCGACAGTGCCTTTGACGATCCCGATGAGATGGCGATGTGGGCGCGCCGGGCCTATGAGGCTGGGCGGCGGGCGGGGAAGTAG
- a CDS encoding DUF2269 family protein has product MSLWIDILRWAHVIGATVLFGTGAGIAFFMLMAQRTARPDLVAHVAGTVVIADTIFTATAVVMQPITGVLLAQAMGWPLSEGWIVLSLLLYVATGLFWLPVVWIQIRIRNLARQAVIENGPLPAEEKRLFRIWFACGFPAFAAVLAILWLMVTRPAINF; this is encoded by the coding sequence ATGAGTCTCTGGATCGACATACTGCGCTGGGCGCATGTCATCGGTGCCACGGTTCTCTTCGGCACCGGCGCCGGTATCGCCTTCTTCATGCTCATGGCGCAGCGTACCGCGCGGCCTGATCTCGTCGCCCATGTCGCTGGTACGGTCGTCATCGCCGACACCATATTCACGGCCACGGCCGTCGTGATGCAGCCGATCACGGGTGTGTTGCTGGCACAGGCAATGGGGTGGCCGCTGTCCGAAGGCTGGATTGTGTTGTCCTTGCTGCTCTACGTCGCGACAGGCTTGTTCTGGCTGCCTGTTGTCTGGATTCAGATCCGGATACGAAATCTGGCGCGCCAGGCAGTCATCGAGAATGGACCGCTGCCAGCCGAGGAGAAGCGGCTTTTTCGCATATGGTTCGCTTGCGGCTTTCCTGCTTTTGCCGCCGTACTTGCGATCCTCTGGCTGATGGTCACCCGACCGGCAATCAATTTTTAG
- the sufA gene encoding Fe-S cluster assembly scaffold SufA — protein sequence MGRFAVITMTEKAADRVREIVATRENAHGIRLGIKKGGCAGMEYTVDLVTEPNTKDDHIERDGAHVYVAPEAALFLFGTEMDFEQTTLRTGFTFHNPNQSSACGCGESVELKPADLKALAEARTSA from the coding sequence ATGGGACGCTTCGCCGTCATCACGATGACCGAAAAGGCCGCCGACCGGGTGCGCGAGATTGTCGCGACCCGAGAAAATGCGCATGGCATTCGCCTGGGCATCAAGAAGGGCGGCTGCGCCGGCATGGAATACACGGTCGATCTGGTGACCGAGCCCAACACCAAGGACGACCACATCGAGCGCGACGGCGCGCATGTCTATGTCGCTCCCGAGGCAGCCCTTTTCCTGTTCGGCACCGAAATGGACTTCGAGCAGACGACACTGCGCACCGGCTTCACCTTCCACAACCCGAACCAGAGTTCGGCCTGCGGCTGCGGCGAATCTGTCGAACTGAAGCCTGCCGATCTCAAGGCGCTGGCAGAGGCACGCACTTCAGCCTGA
- the alaS gene encoding alanine--tRNA ligase, protein MSGVNEIRSTFLDYFRKEGHEIIASSPLVPRNDPTLMFTNAGMVQFKNVFTGLEKRPYSRASTAQKSVRAGGKHNDLDNVGYTARHLTFFEMLGNFSFGDYFKERAIELAWNLITKEFGLNKDKLLVTVYHTDDEAAGFWKKIAGFSDDRIIRIATSDNFWAMGDTGPCGPCSEIFIDRGEHIWGGPPGSPEEDGDRFLEFWNLVFMQYEQVTKDERIDLPRPSIDTGMGLERMASILQGVESVFETDLFRHLIDAASSAIGHGPDKETVASYRVIADHLRSSSFLVADGVLPSNEGRGYVLRRIMRRAMRHAQLLGARDPLMWRLVPALVREMGQAYPELVRGEQLITETLKLEETRFRKTLVRGLGLLSEATEKLHAGDMLDGETAFKLYDTYGFPLDLTQDALRQRSISVDLAGFTDAMERQRAEARAHWAGSGDAATETIWFPVREKAGATEFLGYETEQAEGIIQALVRDGKTVDSAGKGEAVAVVVNQTPFYGESGGQMGDTGVISGEGFSIEITDTQKKADGLFVHVGKVVSGTVKTGVAVELKVDHARRSRLRANHSATHLIHEALREVLGTHVAQKGSLVAPERLRFDISHNKPISPEDLEEVERMANEIVVQNGPVTTRLMSVDDAIAEGAMALFGEKYGDEVRVVSMGTGLHGVKANRPYSVELCGGTHVRATGDIGLVRVVSDSAVAAGVRRIEALTGEAARKHLDEQDRRLKSVASTLKISPADVPARVEALLDERKKLEKELTEARKKLALGGGAAAGAPSENETVAGVGFLGKAVSGVSPKDLKPLADAGKTSLGSGVVVFVGAGEDNKASVVVAVTDDLVGRFSAVDLVRVASAALGGQGGGGRPDMAQAGGPDASKANDAIAAVRAALEAA, encoded by the coding sequence ATGAGTGGCGTGAACGAGATCCGGTCGACATTTCTCGACTACTTCCGCAAGGAGGGTCACGAGATCATCGCGTCGAGCCCGCTGGTGCCGCGCAACGATCCGACGCTGATGTTCACCAACGCCGGCATGGTGCAGTTCAAGAACGTCTTCACCGGTCTCGAGAAGCGGCCCTATTCGCGTGCCTCGACCGCCCAGAAGAGCGTTCGCGCCGGCGGCAAGCACAACGACCTCGACAATGTCGGCTACACAGCGCGCCACCTGACCTTCTTCGAGATGCTCGGCAATTTCTCCTTTGGCGACTATTTCAAGGAGCGCGCCATCGAGCTTGCCTGGAACCTGATCACCAAGGAATTCGGGCTGAACAAGGACAAGCTGCTGGTCACTGTCTATCACACGGATGACGAGGCTGCCGGCTTCTGGAAGAAGATTGCCGGCTTCTCCGACGACCGCATCATTCGCATTGCCACATCAGACAATTTCTGGGCGATGGGCGACACCGGACCTTGCGGGCCGTGCTCGGAGATCTTCATCGATCGGGGCGAACACATCTGGGGCGGCCCTCCCGGCAGCCCGGAAGAGGACGGCGACCGGTTCCTTGAATTCTGGAACCTGGTGTTCATGCAGTATGAACAGGTGACGAAGGACGAGCGCATCGATCTGCCGCGTCCGTCGATCGACACCGGCATGGGCCTGGAGCGCATGGCGTCCATCCTGCAGGGGGTGGAAAGCGTCTTCGAAACCGATCTGTTCCGTCATCTGATCGACGCGGCTTCATCCGCCATCGGGCACGGTCCCGACAAGGAGACGGTCGCGTCCTACCGTGTCATTGCGGATCATCTGCGCTCGTCCTCCTTCCTGGTCGCCGATGGCGTGCTGCCGTCGAACGAAGGCCGTGGTTATGTCCTTCGCCGCATCATGCGCCGCGCCATGCGTCACGCGCAGCTGCTCGGCGCCCGTGATCCGTTGATGTGGCGCCTGGTGCCGGCGCTGGTGCGTGAGATGGGCCAGGCCTATCCGGAACTGGTGCGCGGCGAACAACTGATCACCGAGACGCTGAAGCTCGAGGAAACGCGGTTCCGCAAGACGTTGGTGCGCGGCCTGGGCCTGCTTTCAGAGGCGACGGAAAAGCTGCATGCCGGTGACATGCTGGATGGTGAGACCGCCTTCAAGCTCTACGACACCTACGGATTCCCGCTCGATCTGACGCAAGACGCGCTGCGCCAGCGCAGCATCTCGGTCGATCTGGCCGGCTTCACCGATGCGATGGAGCGGCAGCGGGCCGAGGCGCGCGCTCACTGGGCGGGCTCCGGCGACGCGGCCACCGAGACGATCTGGTTCCCGGTGCGCGAGAAGGCGGGCGCCACCGAGTTCCTCGGCTACGAGACAGAGCAGGCGGAAGGCATCATCCAGGCGCTTGTCAGGGACGGCAAGACCGTAGACAGCGCCGGCAAGGGCGAAGCGGTTGCAGTGGTCGTCAACCAGACGCCGTTCTATGGCGAGTCCGGCGGCCAGATGGGCGACACCGGTGTCATCTCAGGCGAAGGGTTCTCGATCGAGATCACTGACACGCAGAAGAAGGCCGATGGACTGTTCGTTCATGTCGGCAAGGTGGTGAGCGGTACGGTCAAGACGGGCGTTGCCGTCGAACTGAAGGTCGACCATGCGCGCCGCTCCCGGTTGCGGGCAAACCATTCCGCGACGCACCTGATTCACGAGGCGCTGCGCGAGGTGCTGGGCACCCATGTCGCGCAGAAGGGTTCGCTGGTCGCGCCCGAGCGCCTGCGCTTCGACATCTCGCACAACAAGCCCATTTCGCCGGAGGATCTCGAAGAGGTCGAGCGCATGGCCAATGAGATCGTCGTGCAGAACGGCCCGGTGACCACGCGCCTGATGTCGGTCGACGACGCCATCGCCGAAGGCGCCATGGCGCTGTTTGGCGAGAAGTACGGCGATGAGGTGCGCGTCGTGTCGATGGGCACGGGCTTGCATGGCGTCAAGGCCAATCGGCCCTATTCGGTCGAGCTCTGCGGTGGCACGCATGTCAGGGCGACCGGCGATATCGGTCTGGTGCGTGTCGTGTCGGACAGCGCGGTCGCCGCCGGCGTGCGCCGCATCGAGGCGTTGACCGGCGAGGCCGCGCGCAAGCATCTCGACGAGCAGGACCGTCGCCTGAAATCCGTCGCCTCGACCCTGAAGATCTCGCCGGCCGACGTGCCGGCGCGTGTCGAGGCGCTGCTCGACGAGCGCAAGAAGCTCGAGAAGGAGTTGACCGAAGCGCGCAAGAAACTGGCGCTGGGCGGTGGTGCCGCGGCGGGCGCGCCGTCGGAGAACGAGACGGTGGCGGGCGTCGGTTTCCTCGGCAAGGCGGTCTCGGGTGTCTCGCCAAAGGATTTGAAGCCGCTCGCCGATGCTGGCAAAACCTCGCTGGGCTCCGGGGTCGTGGTCTTCGTCGGCGCCGGCGAGGACAACAAGGCCAGCGTCGTTGTTGCCGTCACCGATGACCTTGTCGGGCGCTTCAGTGCCGTCGATCTGGTGCGGGTGGCTTCAGCCGCATTGGGCGGGCAGGGCGGCGGTGGGCGGCCTGACATGGCGCAGGCCGGTGGCCCGGATGCTTCGAAGGCCAATGATGCGATTGCCGCGGTAAGGGCCGCACTCGAAGCCGCCTGA
- a CDS encoding glutathione S-transferase family protein: MGKPVVYGADYSVYVRIVRLALEEKGVEYELVPVDVFAADGVPGWYLEHHPFGRIPAFEHDGFRLFETSAIARYIDEGFAGPALQPTDARARATMNQMIGLLDAYAYRSMVWDVAVERMEKPAPDEALIAAGLQRAAATLRVLSSLKAQGSWLMGAELTLADLHAAPIIGYFLKVAEGQRLLAEFPEIQAWWERIASRPSFAASGPATN; encoded by the coding sequence ATGGGCAAGCCGGTCGTCTACGGTGCTGACTACAGCGTCTATGTGCGGATCGTCCGGCTTGCTCTCGAGGAAAAGGGCGTCGAGTACGAGCTGGTGCCGGTCGACGTCTTCGCGGCGGATGGCGTGCCCGGCTGGTATCTCGAACATCATCCCTTCGGCCGTATCCCGGCCTTCGAGCATGACGGCTTTCGCCTCTTCGAGACCAGCGCCATCGCCCGCTATATCGATGAGGGTTTTGCCGGCCCCGCCCTGCAGCCGACGGATGCTCGCGCCCGCGCCACCATGAACCAGATGATCGGCCTGCTCGACGCCTATGCGTATCGGTCGATGGTCTGGGATGTCGCCGTCGAGCGGATGGAGAAGCCTGCGCCTGACGAGGCCTTGATCGCCGCCGGGCTTCAGCGGGCGGCCGCCACACTGCGGGTACTTTCGTCACTGAAAGCGCAGGGATCGTGGCTGATGGGAGCCGAATTGACGCTGGCCGACCTGCATGCCGCGCCCATCATTGGTTACTTTCTGAAGGTCGCTGAAGGGCAAAGACTGCTGGCCGAATTTCCCGAGATCCAGGCGTGGTGGGAGCGAATCGCTTCCCGCCCAAGCTTTGCCGCGAGTGGTCCTGCGACAAACTGA
- a CDS encoding SDR family oxidoreductase, translating into MNVLVLGGYGLIGDAVVGRLLRDGHHVCGLGRDVGDAQRRRPAVCWIAADMSLLLAAEDWLPVVAGMDAVVNAAGALQDGPRDRLDAVHWRSVLALVAACEQAGIRRFVQISAVGADPSSKNPFFSTKAEGDRAVASSSLEWTILRPGLVIAPAAYGGTALLRALAAFPGFVPAVMSRQPIQTVSVVDVTEAVSRAVAGSLPPRLVVDLVEANARPLADVLSAFRAWLGLSPAKVVPMPTILGRLAGAVADGLGMLGWRSPLRSAALAALGRGVTGNAAPWNEISGHPLQPLEATLADTPAHVQERWFARLWLLKPVILACLSMFWLVSGIIGLIRQEEAADILVSHGVPGNFADMSVLAGSAADILVGAAAVVRPFARRALQAMIAITLFYLAAATLLVPELWLAPLGPLVKTIPTLCLVLVALAVLDER; encoded by the coding sequence ATGAACGTTCTCGTCCTCGGCGGCTATGGTTTGATCGGGGACGCAGTCGTTGGCCGTTTGCTCCGCGACGGTCATCATGTGTGCGGCCTTGGTCGCGATGTTGGGGATGCGCAACGACGCAGGCCAGCGGTTTGCTGGATCGCGGCCGACATGTCGCTGCTGCTTGCCGCTGAAGACTGGCTGCCGGTGGTTGCGGGCATGGATGCGGTCGTGAACGCGGCAGGCGCCTTGCAAGATGGCCCGCGGGACCGCCTCGACGCCGTTCACTGGCGTTCCGTGCTGGCGTTGGTCGCGGCATGTGAGCAGGCCGGTATCCGCCGTTTTGTGCAGATTTCCGCTGTTGGCGCCGACCCATCTTCGAAAAATCCCTTTTTCAGCACCAAGGCGGAAGGCGACAGGGCTGTTGCAAGCTCTTCGCTAGAGTGGACGATCCTGCGGCCGGGTTTGGTGATCGCGCCCGCCGCCTACGGCGGGACCGCGCTTTTGCGCGCCCTTGCGGCGTTCCCCGGTTTTGTTCCGGCCGTCATGTCGCGTCAGCCGATCCAGACAGTATCGGTCGTCGACGTCACTGAGGCGGTCTCACGGGCGGTCGCTGGATCCCTACCACCCCGCCTTGTCGTCGATCTCGTCGAGGCCAATGCCAGGCCTCTCGCCGATGTTCTCTCTGCCTTTCGTGCGTGGCTTGGTCTGTCGCCGGCGAAAGTCGTGCCGATGCCGACCATTCTCGGTCGGCTTGCGGGCGCCGTTGCCGATGGCCTTGGCATGCTTGGCTGGCGATCTCCTCTGCGCAGCGCGGCACTTGCCGCGCTGGGGCGCGGCGTGACAGGCAATGCCGCGCCCTGGAACGAAATTTCCGGCCATCCACTTCAGCCGCTTGAGGCAACGCTGGCCGACACGCCCGCACATGTCCAGGAACGATGGTTCGCACGCCTCTGGCTGCTGAAGCCTGTCATCCTTGCTTGCCTGTCGATGTTCTGGCTTGTCTCGGGCATCATCGGCCTGATCCGGCAAGAGGAGGCGGCGGATATTCTCGTTTCGCATGGCGTGCCGGGGAATTTCGCTGATATGTCGGTTCTTGCCGGCAGTGCCGCGGATATCCTTGTTGGCGCCGCGGCTGTGGTCCGGCCCTTCGCCCGGCGCGCGCTGCAGGCGATGATCGCGATCACGCTGTTTTATCTGGCGGCGGCGACGCTTCTCGTTCCCGAGCTTTGGCTCGCTCCGCTGGGGCCGCTGGTCAAGACAATCCCGACGCTTTGCCTGGTCCTTGTGGCGCTGGCGGTGCTCGACGAACGATGA